Proteins co-encoded in one Diaminobutyricimonas sp. LJ205 genomic window:
- the pknB gene encoding Stk1 family PASTA domain-containing Ser/Thr kinase — protein MIEGGTQALRQLAGRYEVGELIGHGGMADVHVGTDSRLGRRVAIKLLKPTLADDPTFRTRFRQEAQAAARMAHPTIVRVFDAGEETVTDQNGIERQLPFIVMEFVDGRLLKDIIAEGPMDPQEATRIAEGVLTALEYSHRAGVVHRDIKPGNIMVTPTGQVKVMDFGIARAISDSSATVAQTSVILGTAQYFSPEQARGESVDARTDLYSTGVVLFEMLTGRPPFRGDSPVAVAYQHVSEAPAPPSAYNPRVSPAIDAVVLHALAKDRFERFQSAAEFRNDVQAAAAGQVPTRRIDTAPDFNASLFGVNPNATAGSEATIRQLTVVPDRPNRSQNRPPVAWIWAGIAVMAVIVAAVLYWTFSLERTPLTEAVSVSVPDVAGQNYEDAEKVLASNDLVAQRFSEVSDTVPEGQVVSTIPGAGITVSPGMEIKVYVSIGKRQVAVPQLVRLDEASAIAAITEAGLIYGSSEQSYSKDVPAGVVMSSDPEGATMAREGETINLVVSNGLVSVPDVTGRSFADASSTMQSELGLQVHLTRDFSCSGQTIVAQSVVGDQPQRSDITLRYCAG, from the coding sequence GTGATAGAAGGCGGAACGCAGGCACTGCGCCAGCTGGCGGGACGCTACGAGGTCGGCGAACTCATCGGGCATGGCGGAATGGCCGACGTGCACGTCGGAACCGACTCCCGCCTCGGCCGCCGCGTCGCGATCAAACTGCTGAAGCCCACCCTCGCCGACGACCCCACCTTCCGCACCCGGTTCCGTCAGGAAGCCCAGGCGGCCGCCCGGATGGCGCACCCCACGATCGTGCGGGTGTTCGACGCCGGCGAAGAGACCGTCACCGACCAGAACGGCATCGAACGGCAGTTGCCGTTCATCGTGATGGAATTCGTCGACGGCCGACTGCTCAAGGACATCATCGCCGAGGGTCCGATGGACCCCCAGGAAGCCACCCGCATCGCCGAGGGCGTGCTCACCGCGCTCGAGTACTCGCATCGAGCGGGCGTCGTACACCGCGACATCAAGCCGGGCAACATCATGGTTACGCCGACCGGTCAGGTCAAGGTCATGGACTTCGGCATCGCCCGGGCCATCTCCGACAGTTCGGCCACCGTTGCGCAGACCAGCGTGATCCTCGGCACCGCCCAGTACTTCTCGCCCGAGCAGGCTCGCGGCGAATCCGTCGACGCCCGCACCGACCTCTACTCGACCGGCGTAGTGCTGTTCGAGATGCTCACCGGTCGGCCTCCGTTCCGTGGCGACAGCCCGGTAGCGGTCGCCTACCAGCATGTGAGCGAGGCTCCGGCCCCGCCGAGCGCCTACAACCCGCGGGTGTCGCCCGCGATCGACGCGGTTGTCCTGCACGCGCTCGCAAAGGACCGGTTCGAGCGCTTCCAGAGCGCCGCCGAGTTCCGCAACGACGTTCAGGCCGCCGCCGCCGGCCAGGTGCCGACCCGCAGGATCGACACCGCACCCGATTTCAATGCGAGCCTGTTCGGCGTCAACCCGAACGCCACGGCCGGCTCCGAGGCGACCATTCGCCAGCTGACAGTCGTGCCCGACCGCCCGAACCGGTCGCAGAACCGCCCACCGGTCGCCTGGATCTGGGCGGGCATCGCCGTGATGGCGGTCATCGTCGCCGCGGTCCTGTACTGGACGTTCTCGCTTGAGAGGACCCCGCTCACCGAGGCGGTGTCGGTGAGCGTTCCGGATGTCGCGGGCCAGAACTACGAGGACGCCGAGAAGGTCCTCGCCAGTAACGACCTGGTGGCGCAACGCTTCAGTGAGGTCAGCGACACCGTGCCCGAGGGCCAGGTCGTCTCGACCATCCCCGGCGCCGGTATCACCGTGTCACCTGGCATGGAGATCAAGGTCTACGTCTCGATCGGCAAGCGTCAGGTCGCCGTCCCGCAGTTGGTGCGCCTGGACGAGGCGTCGGCGATCGCCGCGATCACCGAGGCCGGGCTGATCTACGGATCGAGCGAGCAGTCCTACTCGAAGGACGTCCCCGCCGGTGTGGTCATGTCCAGTGACCCTGAGGGCGCCACGATGGCCCGTGAGGGTGAGACCATCAACCTGGTCGTCAGCAACGGGCTCGTTTCGGTTCCGGATGTCACCGGCCGGAGTTTCGCGGACGCCAGCTCGACCATGCAGAGTGAGTTGGGCCTGCAGGTGCACCTCACCCGGGACTTCAGCTGCAGCGGTCAGACGATCGTGGCGCAGTCCGTCGTGGGCGACCAGCCGCAGCGCTCGGACATCACCCTGCGCTACTGCGCCGGCTAG
- a CDS encoding protein kinase, which translates to MRPTSGLTFGGRYQLSSRIAIGGMGEVWQATDLVIGRTVAIKILKDEYMGDPGFLERFRAEARHAALVSHEGIANVFDYGEEEGSAYLVMELVPGEALSAILERERVLSTDRVLDFVAQTANALQAAHAVGLVHRDIKPGNLLITPDGRVKITDFGIARIADQVPLTATGQVMGTVQYLSPEQASGHPASPSTDIYSLGIVAYEALAGRRPFTGESQVAIAMAQINEAPPELPVAVSEPVKNLVYSSIAKRPDERPSTAAHLARAAQALRRGDVAGAAVAVPAIAGAASLATLTGGGADATTRLLQTQDEAVGTGTAETPVEEERKRNPWTWPLIALVTLLGIVLIGVLIALLANPEQTPEAETSRTTTSAPPTQTSAPPTSSAPTTVALSRDEITGKTRDEVEGLLTDRGLALDPVNGSTAPSVDQQGRAYDASPVGNLQPGTTVRVSFYSEIPSPPAPAAPTLQQGGPVGPDDDVDIRWDTYNQCPSGTSLTGYTFTISSNGRLPELSNNVAQSNVRDTPVQIQGGTEDVTISYVANCGEFISEPSGTLTIDVTEPIIPTPSAPPGT; encoded by the coding sequence ATGAGACCCACGAGCGGGCTCACCTTTGGTGGACGGTACCAGCTCTCATCCAGAATCGCGATCGGCGGTATGGGTGAGGTCTGGCAGGCGACCGATCTGGTGATCGGGCGGACGGTCGCGATCAAGATCCTCAAAGACGAGTACATGGGCGACCCCGGCTTCCTCGAGCGCTTCCGCGCCGAAGCCCGCCATGCCGCTCTGGTCAGTCACGAGGGCATCGCCAACGTCTTCGACTACGGCGAGGAAGAGGGCAGCGCCTACCTCGTCATGGAACTGGTGCCCGGCGAGGCGCTCAGCGCGATCCTGGAACGCGAGCGCGTGCTCTCCACCGACCGGGTACTCGACTTCGTCGCGCAGACCGCGAACGCACTGCAGGCGGCACACGCCGTCGGCTTGGTGCACCGCGACATCAAGCCGGGCAACCTGCTGATCACGCCGGATGGCCGCGTCAAGATCACCGACTTCGGTATCGCCCGCATCGCCGACCAGGTACCGCTGACCGCGACCGGTCAGGTCATGGGCACCGTGCAGTACCTGTCTCCCGAGCAGGCTTCCGGTCACCCGGCATCCCCCTCTACCGACATCTACTCGCTCGGCATCGTCGCCTATGAGGCGCTGGCCGGACGCCGCCCGTTCACCGGTGAGTCGCAGGTCGCGATCGCCATGGCGCAGATCAACGAGGCTCCGCCCGAGTTACCGGTCGCCGTTTCGGAGCCGGTCAAGAACCTGGTCTACTCGAGCATCGCCAAGCGGCCCGACGAGCGCCCGTCGACCGCGGCGCACCTCGCCCGCGCCGCGCAGGCGCTTCGTCGAGGAGACGTCGCAGGTGCGGCGGTCGCCGTTCCCGCGATTGCGGGCGCAGCATCCCTGGCCACCCTCACCGGTGGCGGGGCGGATGCCACCACCCGACTGCTGCAGACGCAGGACGAAGCCGTCGGCACCGGCACGGCGGAGACCCCGGTCGAGGAAGAGCGTAAGCGCAACCCCTGGACCTGGCCGCTGATCGCCTTGGTCACGCTGCTTGGCATCGTCCTGATCGGCGTGCTGATCGCCTTGCTGGCCAACCCAGAGCAGACGCCGGAAGCGGAGACGTCACGGACGACCACGTCGGCTCCGCCGACCCAGACCAGCGCGCCGCCGACCTCCTCGGCGCCGACCACGGTCGCTCTCAGCCGCGACGAGATCACCGGCAAGACGCGCGACGAAGTGGAAGGTCTGCTCACCGATCGCGGCCTTGCCCTGGATCCGGTGAACGGCAGCACCGCTCCGAGCGTTGACCAGCAGGGCCGCGCCTACGACGCCAGCCCGGTCGGCAACCTGCAGCCGGGAACCACCGTGCGGGTTTCGTTCTACTCCGAGATTCCGTCGCCCCCGGCTCCGGCTGCGCCGACCTTGCAGCAGGGCGGACCGGTCGGGCCGGACGATGACGTCGACATCCGCTGGGATACCTATAACCAGTGCCCGAGCGGCACCTCGCTGACCGGTTACACGTTCACGATCTCATCGAACGGAAGACTCCCCGAGCTGAGCAACAACGTTGCACAGTCCAACGTCAGAGACACTCCCGTGCAGATTCAGGGCGGTACCGAGGACGTCACGATCAGCTATGTCGCGAACTGCGGCGAGTTTATCTCCGAGCCATCCGGCACCCTGACGATCGACGTTACCGAACCGATAATTCCGACACCCTCTGCACCGCCTGGTACATAA
- a CDS encoding penicillin-binding protein 2: MNKELRRVSFVVLLMFLALFSSTTVIQVFQADQLKADGRNSRTLFDSYSAERGPILIDGVPVAQSMPVDDQYKFLRTYPQPNLYAHVTGYFTLNQGNTGVEGALNDYLSGTANAQFLDNLTATFTGQTPKGASVELTVDPVVQQAAWDALGDNAGAVVALDPKTGAILAMVSKASYDPNLLASHNTSEVIANYEALLADPADPLVNRAISGDLYYPGSIFKVLVAAAAIDSGKFTADSQFPNPPSITLPQSSSVVTNSGDSDCGGTETVSIADSLRLSCNVGFAQIGQAVGKETLSDYAEAFGFGDRLEIPMRTTASQYPLPASDAELMLSSFGQASVRVTPLQMAMMSAAIANDGVLMYPNLVESITAADLSELQGPTTEVYNEPITPETAEALTQMMVAAVSNGVSGNARINGVDVAGKTGTAENDVDEPYTLWFTGFAPANDPQVAVAVVVENGGGRGQNAFGNTVAAPIAKQVIEAVLNR; this comes from the coding sequence ATGAATAAAGAACTCCGACGCGTCAGCTTTGTCGTCCTGCTGATGTTCCTTGCCCTGTTCAGCTCGACGACCGTGATCCAGGTCTTTCAGGCCGATCAGCTGAAGGCCGACGGGCGCAACTCTCGCACCCTGTTCGACAGCTACTCGGCCGAGCGCGGGCCCATCCTGATCGATGGTGTCCCGGTCGCGCAGTCCATGCCGGTCGATGACCAGTACAAGTTCCTGCGCACCTACCCGCAGCCCAACCTGTATGCCCACGTCACCGGGTACTTCACGCTCAACCAGGGCAACACCGGTGTTGAGGGCGCGCTGAACGACTACCTCAGCGGGACCGCGAACGCCCAGTTCCTCGACAACCTCACCGCGACCTTCACCGGGCAGACCCCCAAGGGCGCCTCGGTCGAACTGACCGTCGACCCGGTTGTCCAGCAGGCTGCGTGGGACGCTCTCGGCGATAACGCCGGCGCCGTTGTCGCGCTCGACCCGAAGACCGGCGCGATCCTCGCGATGGTGTCGAAAGCCAGTTACGACCCGAATCTGCTGGCATCGCACAACACCAGTGAGGTGATCGCGAACTACGAGGCGCTGCTGGCCGATCCGGCCGACCCCCTGGTGAACCGCGCGATCAGCGGTGACCTGTATTACCCCGGATCGATCTTCAAGGTGCTCGTCGCCGCCGCGGCGATCGACTCCGGCAAGTTCACCGCCGACAGCCAGTTCCCCAACCCTCCCAGCATCACGCTCCCGCAGTCCTCCTCGGTGGTCACCAACTCGGGAGACAGCGATTGCGGCGGCACCGAGACGGTAAGCATTGCGGATTCCCTGCGCCTGAGTTGCAACGTCGGCTTCGCTCAGATCGGTCAGGCGGTCGGCAAGGAAACTCTCTCGGATTACGCGGAGGCGTTCGGCTTCGGTGACCGCCTAGAGATTCCGATGCGGACAACCGCGAGCCAGTACCCGCTGCCGGCCAGCGACGCGGAGCTCATGCTCTCCTCATTCGGTCAGGCGAGCGTCCGGGTCACCCCGCTGCAGATGGCGATGATGTCTGCGGCCATCGCCAACGACGGCGTGCTCATGTATCCCAACCTGGTCGAAAGCATCACCGCCGCGGATCTGTCCGAACTGCAGGGTCCGACGACCGAGGTGTACAACGAGCCGATCACCCCCGAGACCGCGGAAGCCTTGACCCAAATGATGGTTGCCGCGGTGAGTAATGGCGTGTCGGGGAATGCAAGAATAAACGGGGTCGATGTGGCGGGTAAGACCGGCACGGCGGAGAACGATGTGGACGAGCCGTACACGCTCTGGTTCACCGGGTTCGCGCCAGCGAACGACCCACAGGTTGCGGTTGCTGTGGTCGTGGAGAACGGTGGGGGCCGGGGGCAGAACGCCTTCGGAAACACTGTCGCCGCGCCCATTGCGAAGCAGGTCATTGAGGCGGTGCTGAACAGATGA
- a CDS encoding FtsW/RodA/SpoVE family cell cycle protein, whose protein sequence is MSSTPVIHEAGPRSTTFTENIKIKLRRPARLRNLELLLLILAFAIAGGAIALVQLGAQGAIDTSVLWLAAALGVLILGVHVALRLTAPDADPFILPIATTLNGLGIAMIHRLDLAEGDFGWDAGAVRQIVWTAIAIVAAGAVVVLIRNHRVLARYRYIAMFVGIVLLILPMLPGIGREVFGARVWISIGPFSFQPGEIAKIALAVFFAGYLVTARDNLSLMGKKFLGLRFPRMRDLGPIVIIWAAAMAVLVFQRDLGTSLLYFGLFLVMIYVATGQAGWVVLGLGLFVGGAVVASQALTYVNGRFDAWLNPFNQDNYEAQLHGSYQLVQGLFGLANGGMVGTGLGGGRPDITPLAESDFIVASLGEELGLVGLFAILGLYLLLVSRGFRIGFLGQDDFGRLLGVGLSFVLALQVFIVIGGVTRVIPLTGLTTPFLAAGGSSLLANWVIIALLLRLSDTVRNQPRLVVEP, encoded by the coding sequence GTGAGTAGCACCCCGGTCATCCATGAAGCCGGCCCCCGGTCGACGACGTTCACCGAGAACATCAAGATCAAGCTGCGCCGTCCGGCGCGGCTGCGCAACCTCGAGCTGCTGTTGCTCATCCTCGCGTTCGCCATCGCCGGCGGCGCGATCGCGCTCGTCCAGCTCGGCGCGCAGGGTGCCATCGACACCAGCGTGCTGTGGCTCGCGGCCGCTCTCGGCGTGCTCATCCTCGGCGTGCACGTCGCCCTCCGACTGACCGCGCCCGACGCCGACCCGTTCATCCTGCCGATCGCGACCACCCTCAACGGGCTCGGCATCGCGATGATCCATCGGCTCGACTTGGCTGAAGGCGATTTCGGCTGGGATGCCGGCGCCGTGCGCCAGATCGTATGGACCGCAATCGCGATCGTCGCCGCGGGCGCTGTTGTGGTGCTGATTCGCAACCACCGGGTACTCGCCCGTTACCGCTACATCGCCATGTTCGTCGGCATCGTGCTGCTGATCTTGCCGATGCTGCCGGGCATCGGCCGCGAGGTCTTCGGCGCTCGGGTCTGGATCAGCATCGGCCCGTTCTCATTCCAGCCGGGTGAGATCGCGAAGATCGCGCTGGCCGTCTTCTTCGCCGGCTACCTGGTTACCGCCCGCGACAACCTCTCGCTGATGGGTAAGAAGTTCCTGGGTCTGCGGTTCCCCCGGATGCGCGATCTCGGGCCGATTGTCATCATCTGGGCAGCCGCCATGGCGGTGCTGGTGTTCCAGCGCGACCTGGGCACGTCGCTGCTGTACTTCGGCCTGTTCCTCGTGATGATCTACGTGGCCACCGGCCAAGCCGGCTGGGTGGTGCTCGGGCTCGGATTGTTCGTCGGAGGCGCGGTCGTGGCCAGCCAGGCGCTGACCTACGTCAACGGCCGGTTCGACGCCTGGCTGAACCCGTTCAATCAGGACAACTACGAAGCCCAGCTGCACGGCAGTTACCAGCTCGTGCAAGGCCTGTTCGGCCTTGCCAACGGCGGCATGGTGGGCACCGGGCTCGGCGGCGGCCGCCCGGACATCACACCACTCGCGGAGAGCGATTTCATCGTCGCCTCGCTCGGTGAGGAACTCGGCCTCGTCGGCCTGTTCGCGATCCTCGGGCTCTACCTGCTGCTGGTGTCCCGTGGCTTCCGCATCGGCTTCCTCGGTCAGGACGACTTCGGTCGCCTGCTCGGTGTCGGTCTGTCCTTCGTGCTGGCCCTGCAGGTGTTCATCGTGATCGGTGGCGTCACCCGCGTCATCCCGCTGACCGGTCTGACCACGCCATTCCTCGCCGCCGGCGGGTCGTCACTGCTCGCCAACTGGGTGATCATCGCCCTGCTCCTGCGGCTGTCCGACACTGTACGAAACCAGCCCCGACTGGTGGTGGAACCATGA
- a CDS encoding Stp1/IreP family PP2C-type Ser/Thr phosphatase produces MATIPKSAAVSHVGKIRSNNQDSGYAGEHLFVVADGMGGHAGGDVASAIAVKRIREVDRPHANAHEAEFALQSALIAANSLIAEAVFEHQELTGMGTTVSGLIRVGYEVALAHIGDSRIYLYRDGKLEQVTADHTFVQRLVDSGRITPEEAAVHPRRSVLMRVLGDVDASPEIDTTVMTTKPGDRWVICSDGLSSYVSEDKIQNAVAAQANAKDVANRLVKESLDQGAPDNVTVVVVDIDETPTSATVPPVTVGSAAQPLTYEGETGRSPLRLPTLLLHPLKATKPDPSHFEPESEEYFKELIDEDRRRAQRRRITWLVAIALVVAGIATGIVAAYQWTQTRFYVGQSDGTVAIYQGVQQGIGPISLSSVYQETGIDLDDLPEYTRMTVEQTISADDLQDARAIVERLEVASRE; encoded by the coding sequence ATGGCCACCATCCCCAAAAGCGCCGCCGTCTCGCACGTCGGGAAGATCCGGTCGAACAACCAAGACTCCGGCTACGCAGGCGAGCACCTCTTTGTCGTTGCCGACGGGATGGGCGGGCACGCGGGCGGTGACGTTGCCTCGGCGATCGCGGTGAAGCGGATCCGTGAGGTCGACCGTCCCCACGCCAACGCACATGAGGCCGAATTCGCCCTGCAGTCGGCGCTGATCGCGGCAAATTCGCTGATCGCCGAGGCGGTCTTCGAGCACCAGGAACTCACCGGCATGGGCACCACCGTGAGCGGCCTGATTCGCGTGGGTTACGAGGTCGCGCTCGCGCACATCGGCGACTCGCGCATCTACCTCTACCGTGACGGGAAGCTGGAGCAGGTCACCGCCGACCACACCTTCGTACAGCGCCTCGTCGACAGCGGACGAATCACCCCGGAAGAGGCCGCCGTGCATCCGCGCCGGTCGGTGCTCATGCGCGTGCTCGGCGATGTGGATGCTTCACCCGAGATCGACACCACGGTGATGACAACCAAGCCCGGCGACCGCTGGGTGATCTGCTCCGACGGGCTCAGCAGCTACGTCTCGGAAGACAAGATCCAGAACGCGGTGGCGGCCCAGGCGAACGCGAAGGATGTCGCGAACCGACTGGTCAAGGAGAGCCTCGACCAGGGCGCGCCCGACAACGTCACGGTCGTCGTCGTCGACATCGACGAGACCCCGACTTCCGCGACAGTCCCGCCGGTCACAGTCGGCTCCGCCGCCCAACCTCTCACCTACGAGGGCGAGACCGGCCGCAGCCCGCTGCGCCTGCCGACGCTGTTGCTGCACCCGCTGAAGGCCACGAAGCCTGACCCCAGCCACTTCGAGCCAGAGAGCGAGGAGTACTTCAAGGAGCTGATCGATGAAGACCGTCGTCGTGCTCAGCGGCGGCGGATCACCTGGCTCGTCGCGATCGCTCTCGTGGTCGCCGGCATCGCCACCGGAATCGTGGCGGCCTACCAGTGGACCCAGACCCGGTTCTACGTCGGCCAAAGCGACGGCACAGTGGCGATCTACCAGGGAGTCCAGCAAGGAATCGGACCGATCTCGCTGTCCAGCGTGTACCAGGAGACCGGAATCGACCTGGACGACCTGCCCGAGTACACGCGGATGACGGTGGAGCAGACCATCAGCGCCGACGACCTGCAAGATGCCCGCGCCATCGTCGAAAGATTGGAGGTGGCCAGCCGTGAGTAG
- a CDS encoding FHA domain-containing protein produces MSDLTLLVLRLGFLALLWVFVFAIVYALRSDLFGHKARKLPQSEVPSPSPFPAAAAAPPAAAPTPSPSPAPAPAPPLDVPTEAMAMPGSAATRLVITSGSRTGQQIELGSEQLTIGRSSESGLVIRDDYTSTHHARLMLWNNEWMVQDLDSTNGTFLAGNRVTVPTRVPLNTPVKIGTTTFELRR; encoded by the coding sequence GTGAGCGACCTGACTCTGCTGGTGCTGCGCCTGGGCTTCCTGGCGCTGCTCTGGGTTTTCGTTTTCGCCATCGTCTACGCGCTGCGCAGCGACCTGTTCGGGCATAAGGCCCGCAAACTTCCGCAGAGCGAGGTGCCCTCCCCGTCGCCGTTCCCGGCCGCGGCGGCGGCGCCGCCCGCCGCCGCGCCGACGCCGTCCCCCTCCCCCGCCCCGGCGCCTGCCCCGCCACTGGACGTGCCAACCGAGGCGATGGCGATGCCCGGTTCCGCGGCCACCCGTCTGGTGATCACCTCAGGCTCGCGGACCGGTCAGCAGATCGAGCTCGGCAGTGAGCAGCTGACCATCGGCCGGTCCAGCGAGTCGGGCCTTGTCATCCGCGATGACTACACGTCCACCCACCATGCACGTCTCATGCTCTGGAACAACGAGTGGATGGTGCAGGATCTCGACTCAACCAACGGCACGTTCCTCGCTGGCAACCGCGTCACCGTGCCCACCCGTGTCCCCCTGAACACTCCGGTCAAGATCGGCACGACGACATTCGAGCTCCGCCGGTAG
- a CDS encoding DUF3662 and FHA domain-containing protein → MGLLDNFERGLERAVNGAFAKTFKSGLQPLEITSALRRELDTQAAIVARDRILVPNQFVVQLSHRDYERMSRLGPTLIDELTQQVQRHATAQHYSFSGGISIKLVEQDGLAEGMVQIDSAGVKGQVSWTPVLDVAGKRYPLTKSRTIIGRGSEADITVDDPGTSRKHVEILWDGSRGQVNDLGSTNGSKLNGEPLKTAPLAPDSVIDIGRTRIVFRVLAQSSSVDQFSDLRHDGDAQR, encoded by the coding sequence TTGGGTCTACTGGACAACTTCGAACGAGGTCTTGAGCGCGCCGTCAACGGCGCGTTTGCGAAGACTTTCAAGAGCGGTCTGCAGCCTCTCGAGATCACAAGCGCGCTCCGACGCGAACTCGACACGCAGGCGGCGATTGTCGCGCGCGATCGCATTCTGGTGCCCAACCAGTTCGTCGTGCAGCTCTCGCACCGCGACTACGAGCGGATGTCGCGGCTCGGCCCGACGCTGATCGACGAGCTCACCCAGCAGGTGCAGCGGCACGCCACCGCTCAGCACTACTCGTTCTCGGGTGGCATCTCGATCAAGCTGGTCGAGCAGGACGGCCTGGCCGAGGGCATGGTGCAGATCGACTCCGCGGGCGTCAAGGGCCAGGTGTCATGGACGCCGGTGCTGGATGTCGCGGGCAAGCGTTACCCGCTGACCAAGAGCCGCACCATCATCGGTCGCGGATCCGAAGCCGACATCACCGTGGACGACCCGGGAACCTCGCGGAAGCACGTCGAGATCCTCTGGGACGGCAGCCGCGGACAGGTCAACGACCTGGGCTCCACGAACGGCTCCAAGCTGAACGGCGAACCCCTGAAGACCGCGCCACTCGCGCCGGATTCCGTGATCGACATCGGTCGCACCCGTATCGTGTTCAGAGTGCTTGCCCAATCTTCGTCGGTCGACCAGTTCAGTGACCTGCGCCATGACGGGGATGCGCAACGGTGA
- a CDS encoding serine hydrolase, producing MRILRRAVTVVAIVVLVLIAAFTGVYLWQQPILLTGTGYAAHNACAVTVVAGRDDPATDLPPNPLVPYLQVDGADDPTTASLIAGLARQRAWFTDGFGCTLADSRPDFGAASIIESGANAFTDAPTPPPNPALDEAIALAFGDELSSTAAEQLGTRAVVIVKDGELVAERYADGFDADTRQLGWSMSKSVASLLTGVLVDQGIVSLDDDHLRAEWTDQRADITIEQLLRMTSGLAWDETYDLGTPITRMLYLEPDMGAYVASLPLAHDPGAEQLYSSGSTTVLCAVLAERTGLGADLPRQALLGPLGLSSAIFEPDAAGTPVCSSYLWATPRDWATIGQFALQNGQWNGEQLLPEDWMRQSLMITDVDRTDDPGFGMGWRTNTMPDGSLRWPELPADTFYAAGHDGQKMLIVPSEQLVVVRMGFTPEADAEPSQVRLVEDAISALG from the coding sequence GTGCGCATACTCCGCCGGGCCGTCACAGTCGTCGCCATCGTCGTGCTCGTGCTGATTGCGGCGTTCACGGGTGTCTACCTGTGGCAGCAGCCGATCCTGCTCACCGGAACCGGGTACGCGGCCCACAACGCGTGCGCGGTCACCGTTGTCGCCGGGCGCGATGACCCCGCGACCGACCTCCCGCCGAACCCGCTCGTGCCCTACCTGCAGGTCGATGGCGCGGACGACCCGACGACCGCCAGCCTGATCGCCGGGCTCGCGCGCCAGCGGGCCTGGTTCACCGACGGATTCGGTTGTACGCTCGCCGATTCGCGTCCCGACTTCGGTGCGGCATCCATCATCGAATCCGGCGCCAACGCGTTCACCGATGCGCCCACGCCCCCGCCGAACCCGGCTCTCGACGAGGCGATCGCGCTCGCGTTCGGTGATGAGCTGTCGAGCACCGCCGCTGAGCAACTCGGCACCCGCGCTGTCGTCATCGTGAAAGACGGCGAACTTGTCGCGGAGCGCTATGCCGACGGATTCGACGCCGACACCCGGCAACTCGGCTGGTCGATGTCGAAGAGCGTCGCGAGCCTGCTGACCGGCGTGCTCGTCGACCAGGGCATCGTCTCGCTCGACGATGACCACCTGCGCGCCGAATGGACCGACCAGCGGGCCGACATCACCATCGAGCAGCTCCTGCGCATGACATCCGGCCTGGCATGGGACGAGACCTACGACCTCGGCACCCCGATCACGCGCATGCTCTACCTCGAACCGGACATGGGCGCGTACGTCGCGAGCCTTCCGCTCGCTCACGACCCAGGCGCAGAACAGCTGTATTCCAGCGGCAGTACCACCGTGCTCTGTGCGGTGCTCGCCGAGCGCACCGGCCTCGGCGCCGACCTGCCCCGACAGGCCCTGCTCGGACCGCTCGGCCTCTCGTCGGCCATCTTCGAACCGGACGCCGCGGGCACCCCGGTCTGCTCCTCGTACCTGTGGGCGACGCCGCGTGACTGGGCCACGATCGGGCAATTCGCGCTGCAGAACGGCCAATGGAACGGCGAGCAGTTGCTGCCGGAAGACTGGATGCGGCAGAGCCTGATGATCACCGACGTCGATAGGACCGACGACCCCGGCTTCGGAATGGGATGGCGCACCAACACGATGCCCGACGGATCGCTGCGCTGGCCAGAGCTGCCAGCCGACACCTTCTACGCCGCCGGGCATGACGGGCAGAAGATGCTCATCGTGCCGTCCGAGCAGCTCGTCGTGGTGCGCATGGGGTTCACCCCCGAGGCCGACGCCGAGCCGTCGCAAGTCCGGCTCGTCGAGGACGCGATCTCCGCGCTCGGCTGA